The Altererythrobacter sp. ZODW24 genome window below encodes:
- a CDS encoding serine hydrolase domain-containing protein → MKKSLSAAFACMLLAGCASVGMSDKPPGATERLPVDTVVLTEPVTERDPADLQVLFWNDAQRSARFRDMEAWFAGHEVPAAATVRELPQGAPLSAALQQKVTDFIKETNSSGVMILEDGKLRHSAYGLGFDKDQRWTSFSVAKSFTSTLLGAAVKDGKIASLQENVVKYVPELAGSAYDGVTIEQVATMTSGVQWNEDYGDPKSDVARMGEFVFTAKPGEDAIVNQLKELPRAYPAGEGFTYKTGETNLLGVIVERAVGMSLAEYSKSKIVDPAGFEGDMFWMTEPSGRNIGGCCLSLKLSDYARMGQFALEGGGEIVPEGWFAKAGDDQVKFGDSGYGYGYQWWTYPGDNYGAQGIFGQAISILPEKKLVAAAVGNWEGATSQANRRKWEALMSEIASAP, encoded by the coding sequence ATGAAGAAGTCCCTGTCTGCCGCTTTTGCCTGCATGTTGCTTGCCGGATGTGCATCTGTGGGGATGAGCGATAAGCCGCCTGGCGCGACGGAGCGGTTGCCGGTCGATACTGTCGTCCTGACCGAGCCCGTGACCGAGCGCGATCCCGCTGATCTTCAGGTGCTGTTCTGGAACGACGCGCAACGATCCGCCCGTTTCCGCGATATGGAGGCATGGTTCGCTGGACATGAAGTGCCAGCTGCTGCGACTGTGCGAGAGCTTCCGCAAGGTGCGCCGCTAAGCGCCGCGTTGCAGCAGAAAGTCACTGACTTCATCAAAGAGACCAATTCTTCCGGTGTGATGATCCTGGAAGATGGTAAGTTGCGCCACTCGGCTTACGGGCTTGGTTTTGACAAGGACCAGCGCTGGACTAGCTTCTCTGTCGCGAAGAGCTTTACCTCCACGCTACTGGGCGCGGCTGTGAAAGACGGCAAGATTGCGAGCCTGCAGGAAAACGTCGTTAAATACGTCCCTGAGTTGGCTGGCAGCGCCTATGACGGTGTGACGATCGAACAGGTCGCGACCATGACCTCGGGCGTCCAATGGAACGAAGATTATGGCGATCCCAAGAGCGATGTCGCCAGAATGGGTGAATTCGTTTTCACTGCGAAGCCGGGCGAAGATGCTATCGTCAATCAGCTCAAGGAGTTGCCGCGCGCTTATCCGGCAGGCGAGGGCTTCACTTACAAAACCGGTGAGACGAACTTGCTGGGTGTAATCGTCGAACGGGCCGTTGGGATGAGCTTGGCCGAATACTCCAAGTCAAAAATCGTCGATCCCGCCGGGTTCGAGGGCGATATGTTCTGGATGACCGAGCCATCGGGCCGCAACATTGGCGGATGCTGTCTTTCGCTCAAGCTGTCCGACTATGCCCGTATGGGGCAGTTCGCGCTTGAGGGCGGCGGCGAAATTGTGCCAGAGGGTTGGTTTGCCAAGGCTGGCGATGATCAGGTGAAGTTTGGTGATAGCGGCTATGGTTATGGCTATCAGTGGTGGACCTATCCCGGCGATAATTACGGCGCGCAGGGAATTTTCGGTCAAGCAATCTCTATTCTGCCCGAGAAAAAGCTCGTCGCAGCAGCGGTCGGTAATTGGGAAGGCGCAACTAGCCAGGCAAACCGGCGCAAATGGGAAGCGCTGATGTCGGAAATCGCCAGCGCGCCTTAA
- a CDS encoding cyclopropane-fatty-acyl-phospholipid synthase family protein produces MTAQGVSRGGELIKGGRKFHFAPGMIARILAPGFHKLLDRIDAGLETGSILGHLPNGETRLLGGRAPGFDAEITLNDWRGLLRLATAGSVGWFQAWEAGEWETPDLVPVFAVFNANAASLGDAGRAKGFWRAGMRFAHWLNRNTHSGSERNINAHYDLGNDFYGEWLGDTMAYSSGMFADENTSLDASQLAKIAALADRLQIKRGDKVLEIGCGWGTLAAHLADDYGADVTAISLSDEQLAFARDHRASGDGAIDYRKQDYRDVTGQFDAIASSEMVEALGREYWPTFMDTIARCLKPGGRAAIQHISFRDDLFDVYASSADFIQAYVFPGGLLIRNSEFRELAEARGLRWSDQTDFGVHYAETLRIWREKFELAVGEGRLPAGFDEKFIRLWRYYLTYCEGGFRGGGIDVHQVTLIKE; encoded by the coding sequence ATGACCGCACAAGGAGTAAGCAGGGGCGGTGAGCTCATCAAAGGCGGGCGCAAGTTTCACTTTGCGCCGGGCATGATAGCTCGCATTCTCGCTCCTGGATTTCATAAATTGCTCGACCGGATTGATGCAGGTCTGGAAACAGGCTCGATCCTTGGTCACTTGCCCAATGGCGAAACGCGGTTGCTGGGCGGACGTGCGCCGGGTTTTGATGCAGAGATTACACTGAACGATTGGCGCGGGTTGTTGCGGCTTGCGACTGCTGGTTCAGTGGGCTGGTTTCAGGCGTGGGAAGCGGGCGAGTGGGAAACGCCTGACCTCGTTCCCGTATTCGCAGTGTTCAACGCCAACGCCGCATCGCTCGGCGATGCAGGGCGGGCAAAAGGTTTCTGGCGGGCGGGAATGCGCTTCGCCCATTGGCTCAACCGCAACACGCATTCTGGCTCTGAACGCAACATCAACGCCCATTACGATCTCGGCAACGATTTCTACGGTGAGTGGCTGGGCGACACGATGGCCTATTCCAGCGGTATGTTCGCGGATGAGAATACCAGTCTCGATGCCTCGCAGCTTGCCAAGATCGCAGCGCTTGCTGACCGTTTGCAGATCAAGAGGGGCGACAAGGTGCTCGAAATTGGCTGCGGGTGGGGCACATTGGCGGCGCATCTGGCGGATGATTACGGCGCCGATGTCACTGCGATCAGCTTGTCCGACGAGCAATTGGCTTTTGCGCGAGACCACCGGGCCTCCGGTGACGGAGCAATCGACTACCGCAAGCAAGATTACCGCGATGTCACCGGCCAGTTCGACGCTATTGCCAGCAGCGAGATGGTCGAGGCGCTGGGCCGCGAATATTGGCCGACTTTCATGGACACAATCGCACGTTGCCTAAAGCCCGGCGGACGCGCGGCAATCCAGCATATTTCCTTCCGCGACGATCTGTTCGATGTCTACGCGTCGAGCGCGGACTTCATTCAGGCCTATGTATTCCCGGGCGGACTGTTGATCCGCAACTCTGAATTCCGCGAGCTAGCCGAGGCGCGTGGCCTGCGCTGGTCGGATCAGACGGACTTTGGCGTTCATTATGCTGAAACGCTCCGCATCTGGCGCGAGAAATTCGAATTGGCAGTCGGTGAAGGGCGCTTGCCAGCCGGCTTCGATGAGAAGTTCATCCGGCTTTGGCGGTATTATCTGACCTATTGCGAGGGCGGGTTTCGCGGCGGCGGAATCGATGTCCATCAAGTGACCCTGATCAAGGAATAG